In Chloracidobacterium sp., one genomic interval encodes:
- a CDS encoding NfeD family protein, translating to MVNLALRVVMGNLLWIVWLVLGIALIVAEIFTLGFVLFWFGVGAIAAMVMSLFGFGLGWQFVTFAVVSTFLTILSRTIFVSYLPQSGGGIKTGVDALPGQIGTVSSASQGALKEGAVRVYGSVWTAFPIDDEDILTEGEKVEVVEVRGSSIYVRPVRKELPGWR from the coding sequence ATGGTAAACTTAGCTTTACGTGTCGTTATGGGTAACCTGTTGTGGATCGTTTGGCTTGTGCTTGGCATTGCGCTGATCGTCGCTGAGATATTCACGCTTGGCTTCGTGCTGTTCTGGTTCGGGGTCGGTGCGATCGCTGCGATGGTAATGAGCCTATTCGGATTTGGCCTTGGTTGGCAGTTCGTTACATTTGCCGTCGTGTCCACCTTTCTGACGATACTTTCGCGAACCATTTTCGTATCCTACCTGCCGCAGAGCGGCGGCGGAATTAAAACGGGTGTTGACGCGCTTCCCGGACAGATAGGCACCGTTTCATCCGCAAGCCAAGGAGCGTTAAAGGAAGGTGCTGTAAGGGTTTACGGCTCTGTTTGGACCGCATTTCCGATCGATGACGAGGATATTCTGACCGAAGGCGAAAAGGTCGAGGTCGTCGAGGTACGCGGCTCATCGATCTATGTGCGGCCGGTTCGAAAGGAACTGCCGGGCTGGCGCTAG
- a CDS encoding serine/threonine-protein phosphatase: MFTVEVHATSHVGRVRKGNEDNYLLLNIGEEKLWTSSQDDSEFVIESQSFTVDDNGIVIAVSDGMGGALAGEVASTMAVESVSERMLDVSVDETITPDNQDHHLIIKLYDATVNANLLIHDQGRSEPQYQGMGATFTGLGVTPNAADIIQVGDSRAYLVRSGKIYQVTKDQSLVQQLIDAQQISPEEAETHSLKNVILQALGAQNEIYPVSVRVTPHNGDVFLLCSDGLSNKVTAADMQHAIAENIDALQNACVDLVQKANENGGEDNITVIIARFKGEDLPEPEGEEVKLEFLELGGIHDTAEQDTAEIL, translated from the coding sequence ATGTTCACTGTAGAAGTCCACGCGACGTCGCATGTCGGCCGAGTACGTAAGGGCAACGAGGATAATTATCTCCTGCTCAATATCGGCGAGGAAAAACTCTGGACCAGCTCGCAGGACGACAGCGAGTTCGTCATCGAATCGCAGAGTTTTACGGTTGACGATAACGGCATCGTCATTGCCGTGTCCGACGGTATGGGCGGCGCACTTGCGGGCGAGGTCGCTAGTACTATGGCCGTCGAGAGCGTAAGCGAACGGATGCTTGATGTTTCGGTTGATGAGACGATCACGCCTGACAATCAAGATCATCACCTGATCATAAAACTCTACGATGCAACCGTGAATGCAAACCTCCTCATACACGATCAAGGCCGCTCTGAGCCGCAGTATCAAGGAATGGGAGCCACCTTTACCGGATTGGGCGTAACGCCGAACGCAGCGGATATTATTCAGGTCGGCGACAGCCGGGCCTATTTGGTCAGAAGCGGTAAGATCTATCAGGTTACAAAAGACCAGTCGCTAGTGCAGCAGCTCATTGATGCTCAGCAAATATCACCCGAAGAGGCTGAGACACACTCATTAAAGAATGTCATTCTGCAGGCCCTCGGCGCCCAGAATGAGATCTATCCGGTCTCGGTCAGGGTTACTCCTCACAATGGCGATGTATTTTTACTGTGCAGCGACGGCCTTTCCAATAAGGTTACGGCAGCGGATATGCAGCACGCTATTGCCGAGAACATCGACGCATTACAAAATGCATGCGTCGATCTTGTACAGAAAGCGAACGAGAACGGCGGTGAAGACAATATTACCGTTATTATTGCGAGGTTTAAGGGCGAAGACCTGCCTGAACCGGAAGGTGAAGAGGTCAAGCTCGAATTCCTCGAACTTGGCGGCATCCACGATACGGCGGAGCAAGATACAGCAGAGATACTTTGA
- a CDS encoding cystathionine gamma-synthase, producing MGFSTKAIHAGNEPDPTTGAVSVPIYQTSTYAQEGLGRHKGFEYARTQNPTRTALEKNIAALEGAKFGYAFASGMAAIDTVLKLVKAGDHVLLGDNTYGGTFRLFNKVLTNYGIEFDLVDTTDAEGIDGAFKPNTKMLFVETPTNPVMSVTDLAAVSGVAHAHGARVVCDNTFMSPYFQRPIEHGVDIVVHSTTKYLNGHSDSVGGFVALSDEKDAEWIAFVQNSIGAILSPFDSFLVLRGTKTLAVRMEAHDRNGRVVANFLTEHPKVEKVYYPGLVSHPQHELAKRQQSGFGGMVSFETGSLANAKKVLESVKLCTLGESLGGVETLISHPASMTHASVPEEKRRSLGITDGLVRISVGIEDIEDIITDLDQALS from the coding sequence ATGGGTTTTTCAACAAAGGCCATTCACGCGGGAAATGAACCCGATCCTACGACAGGTGCGGTCAGCGTCCCGATCTACCAGACATCGACCTATGCCCAAGAAGGTCTTGGCCGCCATAAAGGCTTTGAATACGCACGTACTCAGAATCCGACGCGAACCGCACTTGAAAAGAATATCGCTGCGCTAGAGGGAGCGAAGTTCGGCTATGCATTCGCGTCGGGGATGGCAGCGATCGACACTGTGCTGAAGCTCGTAAAAGCGGGTGACCATGTTCTGCTTGGCGATAACACATACGGCGGGACGTTCAGGCTCTTTAACAAAGTGCTCACAAATTACGGTATCGAGTTCGATCTCGTCGATACGACCGATGCGGAAGGCATCGACGGTGCTTTCAAGCCGAACACGAAAATGCTCTTTGTCGAGACGCCGACCAATCCGGTTATGTCCGTAACCGATCTTGCGGCCGTTTCGGGCGTTGCTCACGCTCACGGCGCCAGGGTCGTTTGCGACAACACCTTTATGTCGCCATACTTCCAACGCCCGATCGAACACGGCGTTGATATCGTAGTTCACTCGACGACAAAATATTTGAACGGCCACAGCGACAGTGTCGGCGGTTTCGTCGCTCTAAGCGATGAAAAGGATGCTGAGTGGATAGCATTCGTGCAGAACAGTATAGGTGCTATCCTGTCGCCCTTCGATTCGTTCCTCGTGCTTCGCGGTACGAAAACACTTGCGGTCAGAATGGAGGCTCACGACCGTAACGGACGTGTCGTGGCTAATTTTCTTACCGAGCACCCGAAGGTCGAAAAGGTCTATTATCCCGGCCTTGTCTCGCACCCGCAGCATGAGCTTGCAAAACGCCAGCAGTCAGGCTTCGGAGGAATGGTGTCGTTTGAGACCGGTTCACTTGCTAACGCAAAAAAAGTTCTTGAGTCCGTCAAACTTTGTACTCTCGGCGAAAGCCTCGGAGGTGTCGAAACGCTTATATCGCATCCGGCGTCAATGACGCACGCTTCCGTACCGGAAGAGAAACGACGGAGCCTTGGCATAACTGACGGGCTTGTACGCATCTCTGTCGGCATCGAGGATATTGAGGATATAATCACCGATCTGGATCAGGCATTAAGTTAG
- a CDS encoding LysR family transcriptional regulator, whose protein sequence is MDINQLEVILTVARERSFSRAAEVLGRSQPAISQAVSRLEDQLGEVLFDRSSKDGTLTPAGEVLCEHAVEMLNIRRDALEALREMRLLRRGKVRISANEHTVFFLLPVIDKFLAEHPDIKIEVKRGVASRIPKAITAREAELGVISFTPDDDTINSIEVVTDELVLVVAPDHHLAGGKQVSIAELGSESFIAHNAASPYRQKVITAFEKHKTPLNISVELPSLEAIKRLVERGVGVALIPRLTAESEINAGILSALTVPEMRLERTLNVIYRRNTSLSAAAEAFLEVCRGLQSERPSVRRKAF, encoded by the coding sequence ATGGACATCAATCAACTAGAGGTCATCTTAACCGTTGCAAGGGAGCGAAGCTTTTCGAGAGCCGCTGAGGTATTGGGCCGTTCGCAGCCCGCTATCAGCCAAGCAGTGTCGCGACTGGAAGATCAGCTTGGCGAGGTGCTCTTTGATCGATCGTCCAAGGACGGAACGCTAACGCCGGCGGGAGAGGTCCTTTGCGAGCATGCTGTCGAAATGCTGAACATTCGCCGCGATGCGTTGGAGGCCCTTCGCGAGATGCGGCTGCTTCGACGCGGCAAGGTCAGAATAAGTGCGAATGAACACACTGTCTTTTTCCTGCTGCCCGTTATCGATAAATTCCTTGCAGAGCATCCTGACATCAAGATCGAGGTCAAACGCGGTGTTGCGAGCCGGATACCAAAGGCGATAACTGCACGCGAGGCTGAACTCGGCGTCATCTCCTTCACGCCGGACGATGATACGATCAACTCGATCGAGGTCGTAACGGACGAACTCGTCCTCGTGGTTGCTCCTGACCACCATTTGGCCGGAGGCAAGCAGGTGTCGATCGCCGAACTCGGCAGTGAATCGTTCATCGCTCACAATGCCGCGTCGCCATACAGGCAAAAGGTGATAACTGCGTTTGAAAAGCACAAGACCCCGCTGAATATCTCGGTCGAGTTGCCGTCGCTTGAGGCGATCAAGCGGCTGGTCGAACGCGGTGTCGGCGTTGCATTGATCCCGAGGCTGACTGCTGAGAGCGAGATCAACGCCGGTATCCTCTCCGCACTGACGGTACCGGAAATGAGGCTGGAAAGGACGTTGAACGTCATCTACAGGCGGAACACTTCACTGTCGGCAGCGGCCGAGGCATTCCTTGAAGTTTGCCGCGGCCTGCAAAGCGAAAGACCGTCTGTACGCCGAAAGGCTTTTTAG
- a CDS encoding PilZ domain-containing protein — protein sequence MSENEVGDRPSESERRDSYRKKLIVDVRFEGGDGTGIANTRDIGVGGLYMTTAAPLDIGDPLLMTISIHGRELRLRGVVVYTDPGQGVGVRFRDISDADLAALHTEIADN from the coding sequence ATGAGCGAGAATGAAGTCGGCGACCGCCCATCCGAAAGTGAGCGTCGCGATTCCTACCGAAAAAAACTCATTGTTGACGTCCGCTTTGAGGGCGGCGACGGAACAGGCATTGCCAACACACGCGACATCGGTGTAGGCGGCCTTTACATGACGACGGCAGCACCGCTGGACATTGGCGACCCGCTGTTGATGACGATCAGCATTCACGGACGTGAACTGCGGCTCAGAGGCGTGGTCGTCTATACGGATCCGGGGCAAGGTGTGGGTGTGAGGTTCCGAGACATCTCGGATGCCGACCTCGCTGCCCTCCACACTGAGATAGCTGACAATTAG
- a CDS encoding carboxylate-amine ligase: MFDQFTLGIEEEFQIVDPETRELRSHVAEMLDEGRLLLGEKIKPEMIQSMIEVGTGVCANIQEAREDISKLRCIISELAGRKGLKIVAASTHPFSKWSEQKIYEGDRYKILVDELQMVARSLLIFGLHVHVGVPDVERRIHIMNAARYFLPHVLAMSTSSPFWLGHNTGLKSYRSEVFKKFPRTEVPDYFQSYSQYQAYVDLLVKMNCIPDGSKIWWDVRPHYKFPTLEFRVCDIPTRVDDTIAIAALFQAIVAKLHLLIDANLGFRLYPRRLILENKWRAIRYGLDGKLLDLGKQKEVPVKDLIHELLEFVDEVVDPLGSRKEIEHIYTILDRGTSADDQIRIFEESGGNFEAVVDMLITNTMENVPNPCF; this comes from the coding sequence ATGTTCGATCAATTTACGCTGGGCATCGAAGAGGAATTCCAGATAGTCGATCCGGAAACTCGTGAGCTTCGATCGCACGTTGCCGAAATGCTGGATGAAGGCAGGCTGCTGCTTGGTGAGAAGATCAAACCGGAGATGATCCAATCGATGATCGAGGTCGGCACCGGCGTCTGTGCGAACATACAGGAAGCCCGCGAGGATATCTCGAAACTCCGCTGTATCATCTCCGAACTCGCCGGCCGCAAAGGCCTGAAGATCGTTGCCGCATCGACACACCCTTTCTCTAAGTGGTCTGAACAGAAGATCTATGAAGGCGACCGTTACAAGATACTTGTTGACGAGCTTCAAATGGTCGCCCGCTCGCTCCTTATTTTCGGTTTACACGTTCACGTGGGCGTACCCGATGTCGAGCGCCGCATTCACATAATGAATGCCGCAAGGTATTTCCTGCCGCATGTGCTCGCGATGTCCACCTCATCGCCGTTCTGGCTCGGACACAACACGGGCCTTAAGTCGTACCGCTCCGAGGTGTTCAAGAAATTTCCGCGCACGGAGGTGCCCGACTACTTCCAGTCGTATTCTCAGTATCAGGCTTATGTCGATCTGCTTGTAAAGATGAATTGTATCCCCGACGGATCGAAGATCTGGTGGGATGTACGCCCGCACTATAAGTTCCCTACGCTCGAATTCCGTGTCTGCGATATCCCGACACGGGTCGATGACACCATCGCGATCGCTGCCCTATTTCAGGCCATCGTTGCAAAACTGCATCTGCTCATAGACGCGAACCTCGGTTTCCGGCTTTATCCGCGCCGGCTGATACTTGAGAACAAATGGCGGGCGATCCGTTACGGGCTTGACGGCAAACTTCTCGATCTCGGCAAGCAGAAGGAAGTGCCGGTCAAGGATCTGATACACGAGCTTCTTGAGTTTGTCGATGAGGTTGTCGATCCGCTCGGTTCGCGAAAAGAGATCGAGCACATCTACACCATACTCGACCGCGGCACATCTGCCGACGATCAGATCCGTATCTTTGAGGAATCAGGCGGCAACTTTGAGGCCGTCGTTGATATGCTGATCACGAACACGATGGAAAATGTGCCTAACCCGTGCTTTTAG
- a CDS encoding NADH-quinone oxidoreductase subunit N produces MISELLTPDPNISIILPELIVAAAGIVVMLYDCFFPKQRGVTGAISIIALFTSGIFLAMMWGGTVPATSWNGMIATDNLRLSFSFVFLFVTAMTILVSTVWTENEKIPVGEYHALLMFATFGMMMMSAGNDLVVIFLGLETLSISTYVMAGLRRGDLKSNESAMKYFFLGSFASAFLLYGMALVYGATATTNLTQIAAKMSDPNFPALMLVGGALMIVGFGFKVAMAPFHVWTPDVYEGAPSPVTAFMLAGPKAAAFASFLRIFVLGFPLIAGINVSSYLHESWITGISVLAILTMTVGNVAAILQSNIKRMLAYSSIAHAGYTLVGFVGAGLAKTQAARDEAIAAVAFYMLTYAITNLGAFAIITLIGQKNDRRADIEDYHGIGFRSPELSFSLSLFLLSLLGMPLTAGFVGKVLVFRPALEAGNVLVTAMVVVAVINTAISAYYYLRVVVVMFFKERVSEWRTPKMTPALAAALIAAVIGIFYFGLFGDRVIKRFSTSPAQISVRAEK; encoded by the coding sequence ATGATCTCAGAACTTTTGACCCCCGACCCGAACATCTCGATCATTCTGCCGGAATTGATCGTCGCCGCTGCGGGTATCGTAGTGATGCTCTACGACTGCTTTTTCCCCAAGCAGCGCGGCGTGACGGGGGCCATTTCGATAATTGCTCTGTTCACTTCGGGCATCTTCCTGGCTATGATGTGGGGCGGAACCGTGCCTGCGACCTCATGGAACGGCATGATCGCAACGGACAACCTGCGCCTCAGCTTCTCGTTCGTCTTTTTGTTCGTTACGGCAATGACCATCCTTGTTTCGACCGTATGGACTGAGAACGAAAAGATACCGGTCGGCGAGTATCACGCTCTGCTGATGTTCGCGACCTTCGGCATGATGATGATGTCGGCCGGCAACGATCTGGTCGTGATCTTTCTCGGGCTTGAGACGCTTTCGATATCGACCTATGTGATGGCAGGTCTTCGCCGCGGCGATCTCAAGTCGAACGAATCTGCGATGAAGTATTTCTTCCTTGGTTCGTTCGCTTCTGCATTCCTCCTTTATGGAATGGCTCTCGTTTACGGTGCTACCGCAACAACCAATCTCACGCAGATCGCGGCAAAGATGTCAGATCCCAATTTTCCTGCGCTGATGCTCGTCGGCGGTGCGTTGATGATCGTCGGATTCGGTTTTAAGGTTGCAATGGCTCCGTTCCATGTGTGGACACCGGACGTATATGAGGGAGCACCTTCGCCTGTTACGGCATTTATGCTTGCCGGGCCAAAGGCGGCAGCTTTTGCGTCGTTCCTGCGGATATTCGTTCTCGGTTTTCCGCTCATCGCCGGTATCAACGTCTCATCCTATCTGCACGAATCGTGGATCACGGGCATTTCTGTGCTTGCGATCCTAACAATGACCGTTGGAAACGTTGCTGCTATCCTGCAGTCGAATATCAAGCGAATGCTCGCATATTCATCTATCGCGCATGCAGGCTATACGCTTGTCGGTTTTGTAGGTGCAGGCCTTGCAAAGACCCAAGCCGCACGCGATGAGGCGATCGCTGCCGTTGCCTTCTATATGCTGACCTATGCGATCACGAACCTCGGAGCGTTTGCGATCATTACGCTAATAGGTCAAAAGAACGACCGGCGCGCCGATATCGAAGATTATCACGGTATCGGTTTCCGCTCGCCCGAGCTGTCATTCTCGCTTTCGCTGTTCCTGCTTTCGCTGCTCGGAATGCCGCTCACGGCGGGCTTTGTCGGCAAGGTTCTCGTATTCCGGCCGGCTCTGGAAGCCGGCAATGTACTCGTAACGGCCATGGTTGTCGTTGCGGTGATCAACACGGCGATCTCGGCGTATTATTACCTTCGCGTCGTCGTGGTGATGTTCTTTAAGGAACGCGTTTCGGAATGGCGTACGCCAAAGATGACGCCTGCTCTGGCGGCAGCACTGATCGCTGCAGTTATAGGCATATTCTATTTCGGACTCTTTGGCGACCGCGTTATCAAGCGTTTCTCAACCTCGCCTGCACAGATATCGGTGAGGGCCGAGAAATAG
- a CDS encoding NADH-quinone oxidoreductase subunit M translates to MGLITENLLTILILLPVVGTLLMIAHQMFWGKEGHLKWLALGVTLANFLISLTMFGTALPSGGYIFEQNVPWISAINTNYHVGVDGLSFWLVLLTTFIMPISVLAAWNAVEKKQTAFYAFMLLLESAMLGVFVSLDLLVFYLFFEASLIPMFFLIGVWGGNNRIYAALKFFIFTGVGSLLMLVAIISLYYIYADQTGFHGTFDLVAITQALKGGQMSFAGPMATAGTLLFLAFALAFSIKVPIFPLHTWLPDAHTEAPTAGSVILAAILLKMGTYGLMRFNFALFPEQSREWAWLFIILAVIGIIYGALVAMVQPDWKRLVAYSSVAHMGFIVLGMFSFTEMGMQGAIYQMLNHGVSTGALFILVGFIYERRHTREIDKLGGLATPMPIFATFMVITTMSSIGLPFLNGFIGEFLVMIGMFDSQVLSSSGPVNWNYFAAMWACIGVILAAVYLLWLVQRVFFGKVTREENRVVTDLSWREIGLMIPLLFLMVYMGVYPKPFLSRTVDSVKAIEVHVMQQAGGTVAEK, encoded by the coding sequence ATGGGTCTTATCACCGAAAATCTTTTGACTATCCTGATCCTTCTGCCTGTGGTCGGAACGTTGCTGATGATCGCTCATCAGATGTTCTGGGGAAAGGAGGGCCATTTGAAGTGGCTCGCTTTGGGCGTTACGCTCGCGAATTTCCTCATTTCTTTGACGATGTTCGGTACGGCATTGCCGTCCGGGGGCTACATCTTCGAGCAGAACGTGCCGTGGATCAGTGCGATCAATACCAATTATCATGTCGGCGTTGACGGCCTCAGCTTCTGGCTTGTCCTTTTGACGACGTTCATCATGCCGATCTCCGTGTTGGCGGCATGGAATGCCGTCGAGAAAAAGCAGACCGCATTCTATGCGTTCATGCTCTTGCTCGAATCCGCTATGCTCGGCGTATTCGTATCGCTCGACCTGCTTGTTTTTTACCTGTTCTTCGAGGCTTCGCTTATACCGATGTTCTTTCTCATCGGCGTTTGGGGCGGCAATAACCGCATCTATGCGGCGCTGAAATTCTTTATTTTCACAGGTGTCGGCAGCCTGCTGATGCTCGTTGCTATAATCTCGCTGTATTACATTTATGCCGATCAGACGGGCTTTCACGGTACGTTCGATCTTGTCGCCATTACGCAGGCTCTGAAAGGCGGCCAAATGAGCTTTGCCGGCCCGATGGCGACGGCCGGTACGCTGCTTTTCCTGGCATTCGCTCTTGCGTTCTCGATCAAGGTTCCGATATTTCCGCTGCATACATGGCTTCCGGACGCTCATACCGAGGCTCCGACCGCCGGCTCCGTCATCCTTGCCGCAATACTTCTCAAGATGGGAACATACGGGCTGATGCGTTTCAACTTCGCTCTGTTCCCCGAACAGAGCCGCGAGTGGGCATGGCTTTTTATAATCCTCGCGGTCATCGGCATCATTTACGGTGCGCTGGTTGCAATGGTGCAGCCGGATTGGAAACGGCTGGTTGCCTATTCATCGGTCGCACACATGGGCTTCATCGTTCTCGGAATGTTCTCATTTACCGAAATGGGAATGCAGGGCGCGATCTATCAGATGCTCAATCACGGTGTCTCGACCGGAGCACTCTTCATCCTTGTCGGATTTATCTATGAACGGCGGCATACGCGTGAGATCGATAAGCTCGGCGGCCTTGCTACGCCGATGCCGATTTTCGCGACCTTTATGGTCATTACAACAATGTCCTCGATCGGATTGCCGTTCCTGAACGGATTTATCGGCGAATTCCTTGTAATGATCGGTATGTTCGATTCGCAGGTCCTTTCATCTTCCGGCCCTGTGAATTGGAATTATTTTGCGGCGATGTGGGCATGTATAGGTGTTATTTTGGCCGCGGTTTATCTCCTTTGGCTCGTGCAGCGTGTTTTCTTCGGAAAGGTTACACGCGAAGAGAACCGTGTAGTAACTGACCTTTCGTGGCGTGAGATAGGCTTGATGATACCGCTGCTGTTCCTGATGGTTTATATGGGAGTTTATCCCAAGCCGTTCCTCAGCAGGACGGTTGACAGCGTCAAGGCGATCGAAGTGCACGTGATGCAGCAGGCCGGCGGTACGGTCGCGGAAAAATAA